A single genomic interval of Anopheles marshallii chromosome 2, idAnoMarsDA_429_01, whole genome shotgun sequence harbors:
- the LOC128709184 gene encoding apolipoprotein D-like: protein MKLIPFWMVTMAYLWCAIDVSHGKLLTTACLQFEEDYNFKEDKFTGTWYDVRRLNDPAVPQHEDCVVMNYRLGEQGSFSIRQSYQIGPDSEPIYRGGKADPKVFQDARIPKFYERFNTTDPNDPDTSIDVVATDYSSYAVVYSCTSINSTHQIESAWVLSRQPALAKNVVELVNLFLETRFTRKDHKWRATIQTADYCKPTLVEELLVHSAASCVQFSSIPLATLLGVLLVKVFH, encoded by the exons ATGAAGCTGATCCCATTTTGGATGGTTACAATGGCGTACCTGTGGTGTGCCATTGATGTGAGCCATGGTAAGCTGCTAACGACTGCCTGCTTGCAGTTTGAGGAAGATTACAACTTCAAAGAGGATAAG TTTACCGGAACATGGTACGACGTACGGCGCTTGAACGATCCGGCTGTCCCACAGCACGAGGATTGTGTGGTGATGAACTATCGGCTGGGTGAACAGGGTAGCTTCAGCATACGCCAATCGTACCAGATCGGTCCTGACAGCGAACCGATCTATCGGGGCGGAAAAGCGGATCCGAAAGTTTTCCAGGACGCCCGCATACCGAAGTTTTACGAGCGTTTCAACACGACCGACCCGAACGATCCGG ACACCTCGATCGACGTAGTGGCGACGGACTATAGCAGTTATGCCGTTGTGTACTCTTGCACCTCGATCAACTCCACCCATCAGATCG AATCTGCCTGGGTACTTTCGCGACAACCGGCACTGGCGAAGAATGTGGTCGAGCTGGTGAACCTCTTCCTCGAGACGCGATTCACCCGGAAGGATCATAAATGGCGTGCCACGATACAGACTGCCGATTACTGCAAACCAACGCTCGTGGAAGAATTGCTCGTCCACAGTGCGGCTAGTTGCGTCCAGTTCAGCTCCATCCCGCTTGCCACCCTGCTCGGTGTTTTGCTGGTGAAAGTGTTCCACTAG